One genomic region from Glaciimonas sp. PAMC28666 encodes:
- a CDS encoding LysR substrate-binding domain-containing protein: MKSDPLSLRLFVSVLEEGTIASAAARHHIAAAAVSKRISELEVQLNTQLLIRSNKGISATAAGFSLLHLARGVLNDLDNIEIQMQAFASGTRGSVRVLANISVMTQFMPQALKSFLAKYPLVQVNLEDKVSTAIIQGVMDNIADIGIFTQVPHGEGLEVYPYKTDELVLIVPRDHPLAARSSVSFSDTLDFEFVGLNVGSSLNYQMVKSASELGRSLKLRIQVSGYDAQCLMVEAGLGIGILPKISSQIYGTLDIKKIALDEPWARRQIDICVRSYEALSEAAKRLFDHLQSQK, from the coding sequence ATGAAATCAGATCCCCTTTCGTTGCGGTTATTTGTCAGCGTTCTGGAAGAAGGTACGATCGCCTCCGCCGCAGCCCGTCATCATATCGCAGCCGCGGCCGTCAGCAAGCGTATAAGTGAGCTCGAAGTGCAACTCAATACGCAATTACTGATACGCAGCAATAAGGGGATTAGTGCCACCGCCGCCGGCTTCTCTCTCCTCCATTTGGCGCGTGGGGTACTTAATGATTTGGATAATATTGAAATCCAGATGCAAGCCTTCGCTAGCGGCACGCGCGGCTCAGTCCGGGTGTTAGCCAACATTTCTGTCATGACGCAATTTATGCCTCAGGCACTAAAGTCATTTCTCGCAAAATACCCGTTGGTACAAGTGAATCTGGAGGATAAAGTAAGTACCGCCATTATTCAGGGTGTTATGGATAACATCGCGGATATTGGCATATTTACCCAAGTTCCTCACGGGGAAGGTCTAGAAGTTTATCCTTACAAAACCGATGAGTTGGTCTTAATTGTTCCACGAGACCACCCGCTGGCGGCACGGAGTTCAGTGTCCTTCTCTGACACCCTTGATTTCGAATTTGTTGGCCTGAACGTCGGTAGCAGTTTAAACTATCAAATGGTGAAGTCAGCCAGCGAATTGGGTCGCTCGCTGAAATTACGCATACAAGTGAGTGGCTATGACGCCCAATGCCTGATGGTAGAAGCCGGTTTGGGAATCGGTATTTTACCCAAAATCAGCTCCCAAATTTACGGTACTCTGGACATAAAAAAAATCGCCCTCGATGAGCCGTGGGCGCGTCGGCAAATTGACATTTGCGTGCGATCCTATGAGGCATTGTCCGAAGCTGCAAAGCGGCTGTTCGATCATTTGCAGTCTCAAAAATAA